CAAAACTAAACCAAAGTGAAACTCAAATATCTGCATTGTATGATAAGAGCAATGGAGAGGTCACAAAAAGTGCATACCATTTGCCCTTGCTTGGCTGTTTTCTTGATCTCTGCGATAAGCTTTTTCTCTTGGGTCTGCAGTCCTTGCCTCTCCCTTTCGATTTCCCTTATTGATCTATCCAACATTCTCTTATTCTCCCTCAGCagctctacaaaaaaaaaaaaaaaaaaaaaaaaaccacagcAATCATCAAATCGTCAAACAATCCCCGGTTTTTCGAGTGTACTACAGACGAAATCATCGGATATACTTATCTACCTATAAGTTAGTTAAGTCAAAGAACAAAACCTCATAAAACCAGAAATCTTCGATCAAGGACCTGCGGTATCTAAAACATCCATCGTAAAAACCAACGTCCCAAGCCAAATTCTCAGCAATCTAACGATTTTCGATAACTAAACAacgatttttgtttttgttcacccaaaaaagaacaagattttacataaaatatcttttttCCATAAAAAGTTGAAAACCcatcgaaaaaaaaaacaggataAATCAACTTAATATGACAATATGATCGcaaaccctaatcgaaacgcaAGCCGAGTAAAATTATCGAAGTTGCAAAATTATCGAGTTTGCACGAACAGAAACAGGGAAATAACATGATGTTTACGTGATTGAGATCAAACATATCAACAAAATATCCCAATGAAAGAAAATCATGGAGGGGATAGGGGAAAGGTACCTGCGGGGGTTTTCTTCTTGCCGAAGAGAAAGCTCATCTTGAGGAACTTCGATCTGTTCTCTTTCCGCTCTCCTTACGTCGCTAGATCGATATGGTGGAGAGAATTATTGGAGGAAATTGGGGAAGCTCTTCTtcgatctctcctcctccttcctcgttgttcctttttctcttcGAAAGGGTTTGTTTCGACCGACCGATCCTACCGCACGCGGTAAAAAGCCGCCAATATATTGCGAATTAGGGATTTTGATCTTTTCCCCTCTCTTCATACTTTACTTCAGACCTGAAATTAAATTGGATATCGTTTAGGGATCCCACGATAATTGTTCTAACGCACGTGACGTCTCACATTTAAAGTGCGAGCTCTTTGCAGCCTTTAGGTGAAACTTGCTTTTGGAAAACCATCTCGAGGTCCCTAAATATGTCATAATTTCTTTTCAAGTGAATTAATAAGAGCTCGCATTGGGTATACTTTGAACAACTATCATTGACAAAACTAGTATATGTTACATATTCAAGTTACAAGCTATTTATGTTTCATGATGCATGCAACTACATAAGCAAAtagtgcccccccccccccccccccccctcgaaGCAAGtgaataaaatttatataaatgtcACACATGATTATGATGTTAATCTGAAAGAATAACAATGTTAGCATCAACAAGCAAAATATCTATGCACTTGTTTCATATATAAAagtaatttttatatattcatCAATAATTTGATAAGTGTACTACATGCTTTAATAGCCGAGCAATTTACAACTATGATATGTTCTTAAAATTCAACTCCATGGTTTAGATATCCTATGCGCATATAAGATAAGCACTCATTGTGTTGAagaaattttaatatatatcaTCATTTGTTCATGATTGGTAACATATCTGCATCGAATATATGTCACTTGTATACCTAGGAGCTTAATGCCAAAAGAGTAACTATGTTAATTAGGGTGAAAACATAAAAGATAGATAATATTAAATTTTCCAAACACTAGCAGACTTGAGAATAACTCTAGAAAGGCACTAAACCCAAACAATTTTAGAGATTGGAGAAAAAAAGCAGTTTTTTGCCACTTAAGAAGTCCAATAATTCACAATGCATGGCCAATGCATTCTCATTTCCTCCTGTACGTGTGTCTATTTCTCTCTTTAATTCCAAGAAGTCCCACATTACGTTCCGCTCCTTTTTCATTTACTAGAAGTTTGCTAGTATGGTTTAAGCTATTAAGAGAGAAATTTAATTAAGGCCATTATTGAAATTGGAAAAAAGTTCCGAAAGATAGCTACTTTTATAAAACACTAATAATGTACATATAAATACACTTCTAACAGTTTTAAATCTGGAATAATTTAATCAAAAacacttttaatatatatatatataataattaaatcATGATTACCTTTCTCTAATGCAATAAATCTCCCTTTAGAAATATTTCTCTTATTTCCTCCATTAAAAGCTTTTAgagtctatttttttttcaaaaaaattgaattctttctttcttgctaaATCCAATTTTCTATCATCTATTGATCGGTGATACCTTTACTTCTCATTTTTTCCTCTCAAAATCCAGCAATGTTAGAACCGTTTCTTCTATAGGAGTTTTGCATGTTTTAAGTCTTTTAAAGGGAAATCTAATTCAAGGATGCTATTAGAAAACTTTgaagtttttaataaaataatttgattatggttttttttaactaaattaaaattaaaaaactaagatacttttatatatatataatttaactaATTAATTGACTAATAGATATGAATAACTTAATGAAGAATTTAAGGGTGAGGATTAGATCTtagatatgaatttatgcatatatgtatttatttttttttaactgcaCAACTTGGATGTTCTTGCTTGTCGCATAATTTTAAAGTTGTATATATTAACTAGCCTTTGCATGGCTGTTTGCATTACATCGGACAACTACACAGCAGACGCTAAGACATGGGGCTCCTCGTTGCAGACGGTAAGGAAACCATATGGCTACAGGTTATAGGTTGCAGAGAATCCAGAGGCCATGCTGATGAATAGGACTCGTAGGACTTCCAAATCATAAATGCCGTACAGTAACCCACTTCGTTTTCAAGCGATTTCACGTTTCGATCGAAACATGCGACCTCAGGTGCACGGGCCACGCTGTCCCATTCTTGTGTCCAATGTTTACGTACAGACACAGGAAATAATAAAGGAAGAAAAACATACGAGCCGGTCAAACTCGCCAGTACTGTACATTTGACCACCTTCATCAGAGTAGAAGTGTAGAACAAAACCAATAAAACAAACTATTCCTTGATCCCTCCAATCTCTTTACACATCCATTTATTCACCATGGCCTGAAAGCATCACGATGACACAAAAGAGTagcaaaatgaaaaaaaaaaaagaagtaaaggagatgagatcaaagcaaAACCACTGTCCAACCcctcttttgttttgttttttttttcttaacaccCAAACACAATGGTTTTCTTAGTATGGCTTCCTAGGAGCACGAAAGAAATTGAAGGGTGGTTGGTTCTCACCACCCACCTCGTCTTCTCCATCGTCCAAGCTCTCGGACTCTGCTGAGGCTGAGGTTAGAGTGCTGACAGATCTCTCCTCCAAGATGCCAGTGGGGTGCAACGGGAACAGCTGCAGTGTCTCATGGGAGATGGGGCCGTTCATGTTGGCAAGACCTGCAGTGCTGTGGCTCGTTCCAGTGGCATGATGATCATAGTGGTAGGCTGGATGAGGGGCGTTGCTGAATGCCTCTGGGATTATCTCCCGGCTCACTTGAAACTCTGGTCTTGGATTGATGTTCACAGCTCCGGGTAAGAACATGTTAGGGAACTGGGGTTGGTAGAAGCCAACACCACCAACCTGTGGTACCTGAAAGTAATATGGGCTGCGAACAACTGCATGAAAGATGGGCCACGAACCCATCCAATGATGAGAGAAAGCTTTATCAGAAAAAAggatgagagagaaagagagagataatgCAGTTCTACATGTAACTTTAAGACGGTTCTGAATAATGAGACAACAATACAAAAGGTGATTAGTATTACCAAATGTTTTTATTCTAGTGTATAAAAGAGATAAAAACAAGAAGTAATAACTTGTGTTGAAAGTTAACATAAGAGCTACTAGAGATGGAAGGAGGAGATCTGTTGTTAGCTGAGAATATACACAAAAAAGGAAGGTGAAGAGACTGAGGGAGAAGTCTGATGGACAGCTGAGAATGGGATTGTTGTCCAGTGTGATATGCAAATAAAAAGTAACTGGAAAGGGAAGAAGACAGATGGCGgggcgttttttttttttgatggaaagaGGACGGATGGCTAGCTAAAACAACATAAGCAAAAGCATGAGAATGGTACAAGACAGAAAAAAGGTGATCAAAAGTGGTCAAGCAGGAGAAGCAACAACcccaaaacaagaaagaaatatCATTCACAAAGAAGCAAACATAAAGGTAAAAGTAAATTCCGTGAAATTATGCAAGGAGAAAAAAATGTCCATTAGGCACAATCTCTTACGCATGCAAGCAAGTAAAAGATCGTTAACTATTTACAGCTTAAACGAAAAAAAGAATGCATTAAATGCTACACAGTATTGTAGATAAGGTTGGAAATATAACTAATAGATGAGTAGAACCATGAGGGCAACTTGCATGATGAATAAATACTGTTAAAACATATTATAGTTTTCTGTGAAGGGGAAAAATTAAACAAGAATCAAGTAAACCCTTTCTTAACCAGATAAAAGGAAAGGATGGATCGATCgtctttttttgttgttgatgatgatgataatgggAGGCAAGGATGGATCATCTTAAACACTTGAGAAATAACGAGCCAACTTACAGTAAAAGAATAGACACAAGACATAAAACAGACAGTCCAAGCGGCTCACCATTGGTGCAAgttggtggaggaggtactggtGAGAGGACAGGTGTCGGCGGAGCTTGGTGGAAGAGTCTGCTATAGTAGGCGAAGCTCTCCTGCTTCTGCTTCTGCCTCTGGCGagccttgtggttttggaacCAGTAGAAGACGTTCTTCCCCTCGATGCTCCCATACTCCCTAAGCTTGCCAGTTATCTGCTGGATCTGCTCAGCGCTCGGCGTCCGGATCCCCTGCCGGTAGAGTCCTTCCAGTATCGCAATCTGCTCCTTGGTCGGGTTCCACCGAGAACCCGACGGCGACGGCGACGAGGCCGATGCCGACCCCTTGCATTCCTCCATGGCTAAGAAAGTAGGAGTTTTGTTTTATTGGCACTTGTTCTGAGGGGCTGGGTTCCTTTTTTATACATGCATGGAGGGGGTGGTGTGTGGGAGAGAGGGGGGTGGGGCTGAGAGTGTGGTATCTACTTGTCGTCTAGTGGAGTCAAGAAACGTGAGAGGGGAGCGGGGTGGGGCTGGCGTTGGGGTTTGACATTCGTGTGGTTTTTGGAGCTGGACAGCTCTGAAAACATGGCGAGGAGCGGCCGAGGGGCGCCAGGTGCCGCGTCGCTTTGTTTGGCCTGGATGCGAGCATTCAATGGTGGTGGTAACAGTTGGGGTGGGTGATCACGGAAATGGTGGTCGCCAGCGAGTCCAAGTTTCTTTTGGGTTGGAGCTAAGAGATCACCCCCTCGGGAATGATACATATTCTTTGCTTGTGTCATTGGATTTATTAGAGCTTTGATTGCATATCTTTCTAATTATAGCATATATTTGACTGTCTTTAGGAAAAATAATTGTTTATACAATATTTGCAGACTTGCAGGGACTCATCTGGTTGGATATATAACATTCCCGATCATTATGCAATTTAACAAATTGATTTCATTGCAGTACTAGTTGGTAATCATGATTGTCCATGAGGCAATGTGCATACAAGAttttgcatgcatgcatccaagAGAAAGCTAGCAAAAGAGAGTTCCAACAGCAATCTTGAGCACAAAACTaaactctttctaataattAATCTTGATATGCTCAGTTCTCATctcaaatttaaaaaataatcttgCAACGTTGGCGCCACACGTTGAAAGACATTGTTCtatctttttagaaaaaatctGATTCACATCTAGATACAGAACTTATGTGTTGCATATTGAAGATACATAGATCCTTCAAATCATTTATGAGATTGTTCAGCTTGTTGAATAGTTTAACAAGTCTACTTACAGACCATTatcttttgtaaaaaaaattttattactattttgtatttttttttcttgcaaattttttataaatagattttataaactcttcttttttctaataAGGGCGGGATGGTTTTGACACTCTCTTCattgaaaaaataattaatctTCAAATATGCTTAGCGCATGATGACATTCTGAACAAATTTTGGCACCTGTTTATGAATGGTTAGGATGCATAATGTAAGTTTCCTTTTTTAACCTAAGCTTCTTTCTCGATCTTTGTATCCATAAGATGATAATAACATACTTTTAGTTGGCGTGTTCTTTTAATTCACATCTCTCATGCGAGCGTAATTTAACATTTTAACCTGCAACTGCAAGGGGTTGGAGATAATTGTGTTGCATGTCAAATGGCAAGTATCAAGGCAATCAATAACAAATACAATATACATAACAATGCATCGGCTATATAGGCAATAAAATGCTGATTCATGTATCTCGTTAAATAGCCTTCAAAGAACTGCATCATAAAAGTTATCCTTCACGTTCCCatgaaaattcaaaaagaattaactaaaaaaaaatgtaactaTGGTGCCGAGCATCCTTAATCACAAAGATAAGAAAGTATATGATTTACATTAAATTGAACTACTATTTTGCAACATCGGCTGCATGCTCCATCCTCATATGACGAACCTCACAAACGATTCACGTGAAACTTACATATAAGGTATAGGGAGGAGAATGCGTGTTTCTCACAACGTTCAACTAATGATATTCTACTACTTATTCTATTGTCAAAAGAAAATTCCCTAATGATGCATAAGACTCAATTCCAGAGTTTGTTTGCCTTGAAAATATGTGCATTAATTGTATGTATTAGACTTAAGTTGCTGATAATAAAAACAAACTCTTCAAAATGCCTGTAGTTGCGAGGCTCCAATGTGTTCGACtcttatctttttaattttcGAAAATATTCCTAATTATCTCCGAatggtttcttttctttctttaggtTTTCTATCGTCAGGTGTTTTGCTCTTAGTTGGATCCGGCCTTGGAACCTAATCTAGATAAGGTGACAAGGCGGCAACATGCTTGTGTTTATTCCCTCGAGACGTTTCTCTCAACTACTTGGAGTACTAAAAAATCGATCAAGCATGACAACCGTGCATGGCGGGGTGTGATAGAGGAGGGAGTGCGCGCGCACTGCAGCATGCTTCCCCCAGGGACATAAATGGCACGAAATCTATTCCTCCTCCAACCCTCTGCATGGAGATTCGGTGGGAATTcgtaggaaagcaaacaaagaaagaaagagagggagatagagggaaagaaagaagggtAGCGCGGAAAAGAGCATGTTTGTGTGCGTGGTACTCAGCAGTCGAGTTAGTCTTAGGCCTCGGACTTGGGGGGAAGAGGTCAGATCTCTCATTAGTAGCTAGCCTAGTGATAGGTTCTACTAGCTGAGAGGAGCTATCTGTAGgatagcttctttttttttttgaagagagAAATGAGGGAGCTTTGGGAAATGGAGAGCTTTTGGCAGCAGGCTGGGCGATACGTGAGAGGGAGACCAAACGGCGAGGGGATACCGGAAATCTCTTCAATGCTCACATatgaagggagagggagaaggctaAGCCTTTGGACAGCGAGAGAGGTTGGTGCGTTTTGGGGAAAGgagtcagagagagagagagagcgagggagGAAAGGTGGTGGGTGGGGGGGTTCCAACTGGGCGACGCAGCGCCACCTTTCCGCAGCGACGCCTCGTGAATTCCAACTgcatcctccctctctctctctctttcgcaGCCGGATCCAAGCGGATTGGGAGGGTGTGTCAGCGGAACCGAGCGGCAACAACTATGGAGTCGAACGGCCCTTAACGATCGTTTTTGGTAGGCGTACTCGAGGCGATCACATTGCGATATGATCAGTGAAGTTTGAAATTAATCTTTGTTTTGTGGTAAATGCTTGAGTTGGATAGCCATTTTTATCTCTTTGGCAGGGGAAGCTAGGAATGCAAAAGAGCGTAGCTGAATACCggagttttcttcttcttcaaagatTAGAAAGTCATAGCATTGTCTTTCTAGGTCTTTATTACGTGGGTGTATATATAAAGCATTAATGCAAACCcagcttttcttttaatgcagaACATGGATGTTTCAGGCCTCCctcataaattaaaatacatcctCTAGCTAACCACTACTTTAGTACATAAATTCAAAACCCGTTGTTTGCTAGAGTAACTAAACTCTTTGATCTGATATACGCACAAGCCAGAGTTTAAGCTACTGTCATTTGCTTTCTGCTCTTGGAGAGGCAATGGTGAACCCTGCTGAAAGTTGAAAATTTTCTTAACGGGTTCATGGATCATGTCAGCAAATGGCAGATTATATGTTGGAAAAATGAGATTCTTGAGAAAAAGTTTGTATAAAACAAGAATCTCCAACAAAATATTAAGGACACTGTGTAATTTAATAGCTGCTCTCTTTTCAGTCAAGACTGCACTGGTGGCTTCTGGGAACCAATTTTTAAAATGACATTATACATTGGATATAATGCAAGAGGGAAATGATGTTGGCCATTATAACATGTCATTAGCCTTACCGTTATTCTTATTTGTatgtttctctaaatttttttttagaaatactTTGTTTTGATCAAATATCTTTCCAAAAGTGATTGCACAATGAAGTCAGTGAAGGTTAAACCGATCAAACACCAGAAGTAATTTCCTGCCTGTCCAACGATCAATTTCTCAAATCCTTCACTGCAGTCTCTTCTCTACCTCCTCCTATGTCTTCTCCAGCCAGCCAGGTTATTAACTCTCGTTCTCAtacccttcctccttccatgaTGGTCCTACCTCTGTTGTTTCGCGATCTGCTCGGATTGTACATAATTATGAGATGTCCTGCCTCCACTGTTTGATTGAATGACTGAATGATATCAACGATTGGTATAACTGCTCTCTGTAGCCGTGGAAAGGATTCTGTAAAGCATTTTTGGAAGTGCAGCATGCCCGAATCTCTCTAGATCGCCAGTTCAGCCTCCAGCAGCCTCGACGGTGCAACTTCATGGATATGTAGAAGGATGGATAGTATGTTGACATTTCTTCCTTAACCTAGATTATGttattgtaacaacccaggacctcacccgaAATGGTCACTCCACGGTTCAATCTCTAATGTCCTCGTCTGACgttagggttcaaatccattcaaatccacGGAACCTCttaggatctcatccaaaaaagctaatcgaaatatattatttgagtttcttgatcctgtataagcacccaagatctatccagcgaataactgatatgggactaaacgtATGCCCGCAAGAGTCCTCATAGTTATATTTATTTCTCATCTTTGCTTCCAATCATGCAGGCCTAGTAGACCAAAGGTATGAACTGCTACAATGCTATGAATTTGGAGTTTGGTTATTTCCCCAAGAATAGAGCATGTGTTTGTATCATGGGAGGCTTGTTGAATCAGAGAGATTTATCAAAGACATGCCCATGTCACTAGATTATCTTATCGACCCGAGTCTGTTGTCTTCCAACAGAATTCGCAAAAATTTGAACAGCGGTAGGAAATCTTCTCGATTCCTTCTTGAGTTATAGCCTTTAGAAGACTCAGCTTATGTTCTTCAATTAGATGTACATGATGTCAATGGAATGCCGAAGACATCGACAAATTGAGAATCCATGTCGAATGAATCAATCTGAAAAAGAGATCAGCTTGTCACTGGATTAAGGGGAAGAATGAAGCGAGTTCCTTTGGCATTGGAACAGAAGGCACCCACAGGCACAGCGAATCTATTCAACGTTGGTTTTGTTGCCCATACCTCATTGGCATTTGCATAGCACAGATGAAAAACAGAAAGAGCATAACCTTTGGAGCCACAGTGAGAACCTGGCTCTGGCTTTTAGGATAATGAGCTTGTTGGAAGGATCTGCAATGAGGATATTTTGAGAATCCTCGAGTTTGTGATGATCACCATATGCGTACAAATTGGTTAGCCGGGCTGTTGATTAGGAAATAGTTCTGAGAGAtgctttattttcatttttaatttGGTTTGACTTCAGAATAACTTGTCTCAATTTGATTGCTGTAATGCATACCATGTGAAGAGCTCCATAGATCTTCCATAAAATTGCTTACAGCTTCTCATATTTCCTCTAAAGTCTTATGTAAGCCAGGAAGAGCTATACTTGTTCATGTGTTTCTTATTGTTTTACAATGCTTTGCCTTTTTCTCTCCCCTCTCTTCTGACCAAAACAATGCTTTGACATTTGTTGATGTGTTTGTTGGGAACCTAATGGAACTTGGATGGCAGGTGGAGGGAAGGACTCATTGCTGGACTCTGACAGGTACATATTTGGAGGATTGCAGGATCCAAGCTCAACCCTCTGGAACAG
The Phoenix dactylifera cultivar Barhee BC4 chromosome 3, palm_55x_up_171113_PBpolish2nd_filt_p, whole genome shotgun sequence DNA segment above includes these coding regions:
- the LOC103716528 gene encoding WUSCHEL-related homeobox 5-like, encoding MEECKGSASASSPSPSGSRWNPTKEQIAILEGLYRQGIRTPSAEQIQQITGKLREYGSIEGKNVFYWFQNHKARQRQKQKQESFAYYSRLFHQAPPTPVLSPVPPPPTCTNVVRSPYYFQVPQVGGVGFYQPQFPNMFLPGAVNINPRPEFQVSREIIPEAFSNAPHPAYHYDHHATGTSHSTAGLANMNGPISHETLQLFPLHPTGILEERSVSTLTSASAESESLDDGEDEVGGENQPPFNFFRAPRKPY